In Larimichthys crocea isolate SSNF chromosome VI, L_crocea_2.0, whole genome shotgun sequence, one genomic interval encodes:
- the ywhaba gene encoding 14-3-3 protein beta/alpha-A, producing the protein MDKNDLVQKAKLAEQAERYDDMAAAMKAVTEQGQELSNEERNLLSVAYKNVVGARRSSWRVISSIEQKTDGSEKKQQMAREYRMKIEAELQEICQDVLNLLGDYLIPIATQAESRVFYLKMKGDYFRYLSEVASGDSKKDTVENSQQAYQDAFNISKKEMQPTHPIRLGLALNFSVFYYEILNSPEQACSLAKQAFDEAIAELDTLNEDSYKDSTLIMQLLRDNLTLWTSENQGDEGETGDGEN; encoded by the exons ATGGATAAGAACGACCTGGTGCAGAAAGCCAAGCTGGCAGAGCAGGCCGAGCGCTACGACGACATGGCGGCTGCCATGAAGGCCGTGACGGAGCAGGGCCAGGAGCTGAGCAACGAGGAGCGCAACCTGCTCTCTGTCGCCTACAAGAACGTG GTTGGGGCTCGTCGTTCATCCTGGCGCGTCATCTCCAGCATTGAGCAGAAGACGGATGGGAGCGAGAAGAAACAGCAGATGGCACGCGAATACCGTATGAAGATCGAGGCTGAACTCCAAGAAATCTGCCAGGACGTGCTG AACCTGCTTGGCGATTACCTCATTCCCATAGCAACTCAGGCGGAGAGCAGGGTGTTCTACCTCAAAATGAAAGGAGACTACTTCAGATACCTGTCAGAGGTGGCCTCTGGGGACTCAAAGAAGG ACACAGTGGAGAACTCTCAGCAGGCCTACCAGGACGCCTTCAACATCAGCAAGAAGGAGATGCAGCCAACACACCCCATCCGGCTGGGCCTGGCCCTGAACTTCTCCGTCTTCTACTACGAAATCCTCAACTCGCCCGAGCAGGCCTGCTCTCTGGCCAAGCAG GCTTTCGATGAGGCGATCGCCGAGCTCGACACCTTGAACGAGGACTCGTACAAAGACAGCACGCTGATCATGCAGCTACTAAGGGACAACCTTACT ctgtggaCATCAGAAAACCAGGGAGACGAGGGCGAGACCGGCGACGGAGAGAACTAG
- the tomm34 gene encoding mitochondrial import receptor subunit TOM34 has protein sequence MPPKQKSKSWEELKQAGNNCFKTGQYGDATNLYSQAINALEKSSKKNPEDLGILHSNRAAAYLKDGNCAECVKDCNTSLELFPFNIKSLLRRAAAYEALERYRNAYIDYKTALQIDCNIAAAHDGTNRMTKALTEADGLSWREKLPPIPTVPLSVREKLTQKTTASAAPQPNPAPQPNPAPQQNPAPQQNGTKQPTKPAPSDKDKKKAQTLKEEGNSLVKKGEHKKAIEKYSQSLKLNPTEITTYTNRALCYLSVKQYKDAVRDCDEALMIDSSNIKALYRRAQAHKELKDIKACVDDLNNLLKVEPKNSAALKLLQDVQKKK, from the exons atgccTCCGAAGCAGAAGTCCAAGTCCTGGGAGGAGCTGAAACAAGCCGGGAACAATTGTTTCAAGACGGGCCAGTACGGAGACGCCACCAACCTTTACAGCCAGGCCATCAATGCGCTGGAGAAGTCCA GTAAAAAGAACCCGGAGGATTTGGGCATTTTGCATTCGAACCGCGCAGCAGCTTACCTGAAAGACGGCAactgtgcagagtgtgtgaaAGACTGCAACAc GTCTCTCGAGTTGTTCCCGTTCAACATCAAGTCTCTGCTGCGTCGTGCCGCCGCCTACGAAGCTCTGGAGCGCTACAGGAACGCTTACATCGACTACAAGACGGCTCTGCAGATCGACTGCAACATCGCGGCCGCTCACGACGGCACCAACAG GATGACGAAGGCGCTCACAGAAGCAGACGGTCTTTCGTGGAGAGAAAAGCTTCCTCCCATCCCCACCGTCCCTCTGTCTGTCCGAGAAAAACTAACCCAGAAAACTACAGCAAGCGCCGCCCCGCAGCCGAACCCAGCACCACAGCCGAACCCAGCACCCCAACAGAACCCAGCACCGCAACAGAACGGcaccaaacaaccaaccaaaccTG CTCCCAGcgacaaagacaagaagaaagcCCAAACCCTGAAAGAAGAAGGCAACTCCCTCGTGAAGAAAGGCGAGCACAAGAAGGCCATAGAGAAGTACAGCCAGAGCCTCAAACTCAACCCGACCGAGATCACGACTTACACCAACCG ggCGCTGTGTTACCTGTCGGTGAAGCAGTACAAAGACGCCGTCAGAGACTGTGACGAGGCTCTGATGATtgacagcagcaacatcaaGGCCCTCTACAGGAGAGCTCAGGCTCACAAGGAGCTCAAG GACATCAAGGCGTGCGTGGACGACCTGAACAACCTGCTCAAAGTGGAACCAAAGAACTCGGCCGccctgaagctgctgcaggacgtgcagaagaagaagtga